One window of the Microtus ochrogaster isolate Prairie Vole_2 chromosome 10, MicOch1.0, whole genome shotgun sequence genome contains the following:
- the Nr0b2 gene encoding nuclear receptor subfamily 0 group B member 2 encodes MNSSQSGGCPCQGSAGRPAILYALLSPSLRSRPIAPASRSHCLCQQHRPVHLCAPHRTCREALDVLAKTVAFLRNLPSFCHLPHEDQRRLLGGCWGPLFLLGLAQDTVTFEVAEAPVPSILKQILLEEPSSSPQGTQQPDRPQPSLAAVQWLQRCLESFWSLELGPKEYAYLKGTILFNPDVPGLHASCHIAHLQQEAHWALCEVLEPWYPVSQGRLARILLMASTLKNIPCSLLVDLFFRPIIGDVDITELLEDMLLLR; translated from the exons ATGAACTCCAGCCAGTCTGGGGGTTGCCCATGCCAGGGCTCTGCCGGCCGCCCAGCTATTCTGTATGCACTTCTGAGCCCCAGCCTCAGGTCCAGGCCCATTGCACCGGCATCTCGCAGCCACTGTCTGTGCCAGCAGCACAGGCCTGTTCATCTGTGTGCCCCACACCGCACCTGCCGGGAGGCTCTGGATGTCCTAGCCAAGACGGTGGCATTCCTCCGGAACCTGCCGTCCTTCTGCCACCTGCCCCACGAGGATCAGCGTCGGCTGCTGGGGGGCTGCTGGGgccctctcttcctgcttgggTTGGCCCAAGATACTGTGACCTTTGAGGTGGCTGAGGCTCCGGTGCCCAGTATACTTAAACAAATCCTACTGGAGGAACCCAGCAGCAGTCCCCAGGGTACCCAGCAACCAGACCGGCCACAACCCTCACTGGCTGCTGTGCAGTGGCTCCAGCGTTGTCTGGAGTCTTTCTGGAGCCTTGAATTGGGTCCCAAGGAGTATGCCTACTTGAAAGGAACCATTCTCTTCAACCCAG ATGTGCCAGGCCTCCATGCCTCCTGCCACATCGCCCACCTGCAACAGGAGGCTCACTGGGCCTTGTGCGAAGTCCTGGAGCCCTGGTACCCAGTTAGCCAAGGCCGCCTGGCCCGAATCCTCCTCATGGCCTCCACTCTCAAGAACATTCCCTGCAGCCTGCTGGTGGACCTCTTTTTCCGCCCTATCATCGGAGATGTTGACATCACTGAACTGCTCGAAGACATGCTTTTGCTGCGGTGA